Proteins from a single region of Sphaerochaeta globosa str. Buddy:
- a CDS encoding putative bifunctional diguanylate cyclase/phosphodiesterase, with amino-acid sequence MRNTRLYSNWKALPNKGVHIQRRGHVAIRLILAGFPIVLIIILAFFLFYTRLDALLDEEKQNQYEHRARQCADLITFQIEADRNRLIALAQSLSTLSAQESLEVVHGIVNADINLVLDQHSSMTQSFTVDSQQMIHSVALQLADGKQAFLQLKVNPLSYYNLLACPEYSESSSMLWAAEHGEILWHFKDDAQQFEPKTLQEMVPAWKQGQQMQTLQKTGLSFISIMPLGDGYGYFVLESQDRLLEMAYLTILQASLSMAVLVSLLLLSLLVYLLYKDHVYEQELMHLAFQDELTGLPNKNHFVQESSLLLERARSPYAVIIFDIGKFKLINDHFGYAFGDSLLVHFSKVLPRYTTKDGVCARLSGDKFILLCSYREKETLERRISVITEELKRFSFPGTSPFQLDILIGVSLIEGNKVPINQAVDKALFALSALKERQTSGHLYYDEVLRSQLLEESELEKVFTKALKDGEFHIVLQPKYSLTTRHLVGCEALVRWDHPSKGLLPPSQFIPLLEKHNLLVTLDMFVLEQVCKLVRQWQSKGLPIHPISVNQSRSYLFNTHYDQSLVDMIDRYEVPHHLIEFELTESLFLNDVKHLSLVLASLRSHSFLVSLDDFGSGYSSLTMLKDVAIDVIKLDQGFLKGSDEHQRGMVVVQHIISLANQLGITTVAEGVETREQVQMLQQLGCDVVQGFFFSQPLQVAEYEALLIDDRLPSS; translated from the coding sequence ATGCGAAATACTCGCTTGTATAGTAATTGGAAAGCCCTGCCGAACAAGGGTGTTCATATACAGCGAAGAGGACATGTCGCCATTCGGCTCATTCTCGCGGGTTTCCCTATTGTCTTGATCATTATTCTCGCATTTTTTCTCTTCTACACCCGCCTCGATGCATTGCTGGATGAAGAAAAGCAAAATCAGTATGAGCATCGGGCCCGCCAATGTGCCGACCTCATCACCTTCCAAATAGAGGCTGACCGCAATCGGCTTATTGCCCTGGCTCAATCGCTTTCTACGCTCTCTGCACAAGAAAGCCTCGAGGTTGTGCACGGCATTGTCAATGCAGATATCAATCTCGTTCTTGACCAACATTCATCAATGACTCAATCCTTCACCGTAGATTCCCAGCAAATGATCCATAGCGTCGCCTTGCAGCTCGCCGACGGCAAACAAGCCTTTCTGCAACTGAAAGTCAATCCGCTATCGTATTATAATTTGCTTGCGTGTCCAGAGTATTCGGAAAGTTCGAGTATGCTCTGGGCGGCAGAACATGGTGAGATACTCTGGCACTTCAAGGATGATGCACAGCAATTTGAGCCGAAGACGTTGCAAGAAATGGTTCCAGCGTGGAAGCAAGGGCAACAGATGCAAACCCTGCAAAAGACTGGATTGTCCTTCATTTCCATTATGCCCCTTGGCGATGGCTATGGCTATTTTGTCCTTGAAAGTCAAGACAGGCTACTTGAGATGGCGTATCTGACAATTCTCCAAGCTTCGCTTTCCATGGCTGTTTTGGTCTCTCTGCTTTTACTTTCTCTTTTGGTCTACCTGCTCTACAAAGACCATGTGTACGAACAAGAGCTCATGCATCTGGCATTTCAGGATGAATTGACCGGGTTGCCGAACAAAAACCATTTCGTACAGGAGTCCTCCCTGTTGCTTGAGCGGGCGCGTAGTCCCTATGCAGTCATCATTTTCGATATTGGAAAGTTCAAGCTTATCAATGACCACTTCGGCTATGCCTTCGGGGACTCTCTCTTGGTGCATTTCTCCAAAGTCCTGCCACGCTATACAACCAAGGACGGTGTGTGCGCCCGCCTTAGCGGGGACAAGTTCATTCTTTTATGCAGTTATCGGGAAAAAGAGACCTTGGAACGAAGAATCAGTGTTATCACTGAAGAACTCAAAAGGTTTTCATTTCCTGGTACGTCTCCCTTCCAGCTGGACATACTCATCGGTGTCTCCTTGATCGAGGGCAACAAGGTACCCATCAACCAAGCCGTCGACAAGGCACTGTTCGCCCTCTCTGCACTCAAGGAACGGCAGACCAGCGGCCACCTCTACTACGACGAAGTATTGCGTTCCCAGTTGCTTGAGGAGAGTGAATTGGAAAAGGTATTCACCAAAGCACTCAAGGATGGTGAATTTCATATCGTACTTCAGCCAAAGTACTCGCTTACGACTCGTCACCTGGTCGGCTGTGAAGCCTTGGTGAGGTGGGATCATCCGAGCAAAGGCTTGTTGCCTCCTTCCCAGTTCATCCCCTTGCTGGAAAAACACAATCTTTTGGTGACACTGGATATGTTTGTGCTTGAGCAAGTTTGCAAGCTCGTCAGGCAATGGCAAAGCAAAGGCTTGCCGATTCACCCGATTTCAGTCAATCAATCACGCTCCTACCTCTTCAATACCCATTATGACCAATCACTGGTCGATATGATCGACCGCTATGAAGTACCCCACCATCTCATTGAGTTCGAGTTGACTGAAAGCCTGTTCCTCAACGATGTAAAGCATCTTTCCCTGGTACTGGCTTCGCTGCGATCTCACTCGTTTCTCGTATCCCTTGACGATTTTGGCAGCGGTTACTCCTCCCTTACCATGCTCAAGGATGTTGCCATCGATGTAATAAAATTGGACCAGGGCTTCCTCAAGGGTAGTGATGAGCATCAAAGAGGAATGGTTGTTGTCCAGCACATTATCTCCTTGGCGAACCAGTTAGGCATCACAACTGTAGCAGAAGGCGTTGAAACCCGCGAACAGGTGCAGATGCTCCAACAGCTGGGTTGTGATGTCGTTCAGGGGTTCTTTTTCAGCCAACCCTTGCAGGTAGCGGAGTATGAAGCGCTGCTTATCGATGACCGTCTCCCTTCTTCCTGA
- a CDS encoding AEC family transporter: MIASSFLQMLPILLVVLGGYVLSALYTIKVQDLVNVVSDFFMPALIFISLTESDLSGQAISDISKASALVCILLFAAAFLWAKLAKEDIRSTVPPLVFMNSGFLGIPLMKLWGGMEAMNLILIYDQVQGIFMFTLGILVITGGFSKKSLLSMFHSPILWAVVLGFLFRLTPLSMPSSLVATFTFAGEAASPLAAFALGVSIRSIKFTFSWNLIGALLLRFVGGYLIGYLAAMAFGLTGLTRTVVIVATALPSAMFTSILPLRYGLPNQFASTMVLASTLLGVITIPLSFALAG; encoded by the coding sequence ATGATAGCCTCATCATTTTTACAAATGCTGCCCATCCTGCTCGTTGTTTTGGGTGGTTATGTGCTCAGCGCCTTATACACAATCAAGGTACAGGATTTGGTGAACGTAGTCTCGGATTTCTTTATGCCGGCACTCATTTTCATCTCCCTGACAGAAAGCGACCTCAGCGGCCAAGCCATCAGCGATATATCCAAGGCATCCGCCTTGGTCTGTATTCTGTTATTTGCAGCAGCATTTCTTTGGGCAAAGCTCGCCAAAGAGGATATCCGTTCGACCGTCCCTCCCCTTGTATTCATGAACTCAGGCTTCTTAGGCATCCCCCTGATGAAACTCTGGGGAGGTATGGAGGCTATGAATCTCATCCTCATCTATGACCAAGTACAGGGCATTTTCATGTTCACCCTCGGCATTCTGGTCATAACAGGCGGCTTCAGCAAAAAGAGCTTGCTGTCCATGTTCCATTCCCCAATTCTCTGGGCAGTGGTGCTGGGCTTTCTTTTTCGGCTGACACCGTTGAGCATGCCCTCCAGCCTTGTGGCAACCTTCACCTTTGCAGGAGAAGCCGCCTCCCCCCTGGCAGCTTTTGCTCTGGGAGTCTCCATACGATCGATCAAGTTCACCTTTAGCTGGAACCTCATAGGAGCTCTATTGCTGCGTTTTGTGGGAGGCTACCTCATCGGCTATCTTGCTGCCATGGCTTTCGGCCTAACCGGGTTGACCAGGACGGTGGTCATTGTCGCCACCGCCCTGCCTTCTGCCATGTTCACCAGTATCCTTCCGCTGCGGTATGGACTGCCCAACCAGTTTGCCAGCACCATGGTTCTGGCATCCACACTGCTGGGAGTCATTACCATTCCCCTCTCGTTTGCCTTGGCAGGCTAA
- a CDS encoding 4Fe-4S binding protein, with protein sequence MKTLKKKHIRIRTIVQIVFFVWVVVVIALGTAAERGVVLPFTPSTASLHAICPFGGVVTAWNLITEGTLVKKIHDSSVILGVLGLLLALLFGPVICGWICPFGTFQEWVGRIGRKIFKRRYNTFVPQKIDRWLRLLRYVVLVWVLVMTSVSATLVFQAYDPYYALFSFLRSEFSLAGTIILGIVVLLSLFVERPFCKYACPYGALLGIFNRFRIFKVRRVEQTCISCSKCNRACPMNIDVQGGAAVTSAQCISCMECTSDRACPVPKTVTTGIKADKAVVSTNKVGLLTTAILVGGILLSVALGLWSTVSSKQPALIKSGDFAGYANPADIRGSYTYRDVLKSFSIPEASILAAFQRTSLDERLGDLETLWAGVIAEGAEVGTDSIRLFVSLYTGIPYEAEETTLLPKSAIEVLVREGKNTDPNFERYTRDAVTLPEGLSTQPVVVKPEAESGTLTFTGKTTLGDLLIAGYKQEEVEAILGPLKKTDSIKTVAESQGLSFSEVKTKILEL encoded by the coding sequence GTGAAAACGCTGAAGAAGAAGCATATTCGAATCCGAACAATCGTGCAGATTGTTTTTTTTGTCTGGGTGGTAGTGGTCATAGCCTTGGGAACGGCGGCAGAGCGGGGAGTAGTACTTCCGTTTACCCCCAGTACCGCTTCGTTGCACGCAATCTGTCCCTTCGGCGGCGTGGTGACGGCATGGAATTTGATTACCGAGGGTACCTTGGTCAAGAAAATCCATGATTCCTCGGTAATTTTAGGGGTCCTCGGACTGTTGCTTGCCTTGCTGTTCGGACCGGTCATCTGCGGTTGGATTTGTCCATTCGGAACATTCCAAGAGTGGGTAGGGCGTATTGGGAGAAAAATTTTCAAGCGACGCTACAATACCTTCGTTCCCCAAAAGATAGATCGATGGCTTAGACTGCTTCGCTACGTTGTGTTGGTGTGGGTATTGGTCATGACCAGTGTCTCAGCAACCTTGGTGTTCCAAGCCTACGATCCTTATTATGCACTCTTCTCATTCCTGCGCAGCGAGTTCTCCCTTGCCGGGACCATTATACTGGGCATTGTCGTTCTCCTCTCACTCTTTGTGGAACGCCCCTTCTGCAAGTATGCGTGTCCCTATGGAGCGTTGCTGGGCATCTTCAACCGGTTCCGAATTTTCAAGGTCCGCCGCGTTGAACAGACATGTATCAGCTGTTCCAAGTGCAATCGTGCATGCCCGATGAATATCGATGTGCAAGGTGGGGCCGCCGTTACTTCTGCACAGTGTATTTCATGCATGGAGTGCACCAGCGACCGCGCCTGTCCGGTGCCCAAGACGGTAACAACAGGCATAAAAGCCGATAAGGCAGTAGTCTCGACGAACAAGGTTGGTCTTTTGACTACAGCCATCCTTGTCGGAGGAATTCTCCTATCAGTTGCCCTGGGACTTTGGAGTACGGTATCCAGCAAACAGCCGGCCTTGATCAAGAGCGGTGACTTCGCCGGTTATGCCAATCCTGCCGACATTCGTGGCTCATATACCTACCGTGATGTCCTTAAGAGCTTTTCGATTCCCGAAGCATCCATACTTGCGGCATTCCAAAGAACTTCGCTCGATGAACGGCTGGGAGATTTGGAGACCCTTTGGGCTGGTGTAATTGCTGAAGGAGCTGAAGTCGGAACTGATTCGATCAGGCTGTTCGTCTCACTCTATACGGGTATTCCCTATGAGGCGGAAGAGACAACCCTGCTGCCTAAGAGTGCCATTGAGGTATTGGTCAGGGAAGGAAAGAATACTGATCCAAATTTTGAGCGCTATACGCGTGACGCGGTTACGCTGCCCGAAGGCCTTTCCACCCAACCTGTGGTTGTGAAGCCGGAAGCTGAAAGTGGTACCCTTACCTTTACCGGTAAGACAACACTTGGGGATTTATTGATCGCAGGCTACAAACAAGAGGAAGTGGAAGCCATTCTCGGCCCCCTGAAGAAAACCGACTCCATCAAGACGGTTGCTGAGAGCCAAGGCTTGAGTTTCTCTGAGGTTAAAACCAAAATACTCGAGCTTTAG
- a CDS encoding serpin family protein codes for MRTLTLSLLVLLLGISLAAMPVQEQQKPLLSEEQQAELFVKSVQGFSDKLFFAHDAKASNRMVSPLSVLLALAMTANGAEGETQDQMLRVLTDSSLSMEALNLASLAYLKQTSKEVSIANSLWANENVTLSSSFLSRVRKSYQGQARNLDFLSPKNTKTINDWVKDATKGAIDSIIDSVEPSMILYVINAISFKDAWRNEFEERATRPLTFHTTQGDVSSLFLNQEGHFPYLHQNGASYLFLPYKNERYILTAILVDEEKDLQSFLSQQKHEGFSSSLFAAFEEAQYTNIDLSFPKFESRYSDSLVDELQAMGMQYAFDTNKADFSAMLASKQPEAVIDEVLHKTFIRVDEAGTEAAAVTAVMMKATSMAPQSSLRLIFNRPFVYAILDLEMHIPLFMGVLENPKP; via the coding sequence ATGCGAACCCTTACGCTTTCCTTGCTCGTACTGCTACTCGGTATTTCCTTGGCGGCCATGCCGGTACAGGAACAACAAAAGCCTCTGCTTTCAGAAGAGCAGCAGGCAGAGCTGTTTGTCAAGTCAGTACAAGGGTTTTCAGACAAGTTATTCTTTGCCCATGATGCAAAAGCCTCCAATCGGATGGTTTCCCCCCTTTCTGTGCTGCTCGCCCTCGCGATGACTGCAAACGGGGCTGAGGGAGAGACGCAGGACCAAATGCTTAGGGTGCTCACCGACTCTTCACTTTCCATGGAAGCATTGAATCTGGCGAGCCTTGCTTACCTGAAACAAACTTCCAAGGAAGTAAGCATCGCAAACAGCTTGTGGGCAAATGAAAACGTAACACTTTCCTCGTCCTTTCTTTCCCGAGTCAGAAAGTCATATCAGGGACAAGCTCGGAATCTCGATTTTCTCTCCCCCAAAAACACAAAAACCATCAATGACTGGGTCAAGGATGCCACCAAAGGTGCCATCGACAGCATCATCGATAGCGTAGAGCCTTCCATGATTCTCTATGTGATCAACGCCATCAGCTTCAAGGATGCATGGAGAAACGAATTCGAGGAAAGGGCGACTCGGCCTTTGACCTTCCACACAACCCAAGGTGATGTCTCTTCGTTGTTCCTGAATCAAGAAGGCCATTTTCCCTATCTCCATCAGAATGGGGCTTCCTACCTTTTTTTGCCCTATAAGAACGAGCGATATATCCTAACAGCCATCCTGGTCGATGAGGAAAAGGATTTGCAGTCCTTCCTCTCACAGCAGAAACATGAGGGTTTCTCATCTTCACTCTTTGCAGCATTTGAAGAGGCACAGTATACGAACATCGACCTTTCCTTTCCCAAATTCGAGAGCAGATACTCCGACAGCTTGGTGGATGAACTCCAAGCTATGGGAATGCAGTACGCATTCGATACGAACAAGGCTGATTTCTCAGCCATGCTTGCTTCCAAACAGCCCGAAGCTGTCATCGACGAGGTACTGCACAAGACATTCATCCGTGTCGATGAGGCCGGTACAGAAGCCGCAGCCGTCACCGCTGTCATGATGAAAGCAACCAGCATGGCACCTCAGAGTTCCTTGCGCCTGATTTTCAATCGGCCCTTCGTCTATGCGATTTTGGACCTTGAAATGCATATCCCGCTCTTCATGGGAGTACTGGAGAATCCGAAGCCATAA
- a CDS encoding MFS transporter: MRTKLGFGIGDLGGNLFFTIMGFYLLFYLTDIIGLLPALAGTALMIGKVWDAITDPITGYVSDRTRTRWGRRRPYMFVGAIISFFCMGLMFTPVQLSSQMRLFVYVTFLYCTLNTAYTLVNIPYAALLPELTEDYNQRTILTGYRMSFAVVGTFVGAALVMPIIGLFSSVSVGWSMMGTFMGAVMLFSTLATIFAIKEPTYSGTSELDGFASTFADVMKEKVFLSALLPWTFFITGTSMIQGALVYYFAYIFGNEGLFQLALVALLSFSLLCIPIWVQVSKRIGKKACYMIGMSIMSVAVMLFSLLGTKLGPTFGVIVMGFAGVGLSTHYVMPHSILPDIVEYDAVTRNKGRREGVFSSLWTFSSKLGQALALALNGWILALFGYQSEHISEVAKIGIVLICGPLPLLWYIAGIWILRTYPIDRVYYEQMIAKRDNA; the protein is encoded by the coding sequence ATGCGTACCAAGCTCGGGTTCGGCATAGGAGACTTGGGCGGCAATCTCTTTTTCACCATCATGGGCTTTTACCTGCTCTTTTACCTCACCGATATCATCGGCCTTTTGCCGGCCCTTGCCGGTACCGCCCTGATGATCGGCAAAGTATGGGATGCCATCACCGATCCGATCACCGGCTATGTATCAGACCGGACCCGTACCCGATGGGGACGCAGAAGGCCCTACATGTTTGTAGGGGCCATCATCTCCTTTTTCTGCATGGGTCTGATGTTCACTCCTGTCCAACTTTCCAGCCAGATGAGACTGTTTGTGTATGTCACCTTCCTGTACTGTACACTCAATACTGCCTATACCTTGGTCAACATCCCCTACGCTGCCTTGCTGCCGGAGTTGACCGAAGACTACAACCAACGGACAATCCTCACTGGATACCGCATGAGTTTCGCCGTAGTGGGAACCTTTGTGGGAGCGGCATTGGTCATGCCGATCATCGGCTTGTTCAGCTCCGTCTCGGTGGGATGGTCGATGATGGGAACCTTCATGGGAGCAGTCATGCTCTTTTCCACCTTGGCAACAATTTTCGCCATCAAGGAGCCCACCTATTCAGGAACGAGCGAGCTCGATGGCTTTGCATCCACGTTTGCCGATGTGATGAAGGAGAAGGTATTCCTCTCCGCCTTGCTTCCCTGGACGTTTTTCATCACCGGCACTTCCATGATCCAAGGTGCGCTGGTCTACTATTTCGCCTACATATTCGGCAACGAAGGCCTTTTCCAACTCGCCCTTGTCGCCCTATTGTCCTTCAGCCTGCTGTGTATCCCGATTTGGGTCCAGGTATCCAAACGCATCGGGAAGAAGGCGTGCTATATGATCGGCATGTCCATTATGTCCGTAGCGGTAATGCTGTTCAGCCTGCTAGGGACCAAGCTCGGACCTACCTTCGGAGTCATTGTGATGGGTTTTGCAGGGGTTGGGCTTTCCACCCACTATGTAATGCCTCATTCCATTCTTCCCGACATTGTCGAGTATGACGCGGTGACAAGGAACAAAGGAAGGCGTGAGGGAGTTTTTTCCAGCCTCTGGACGTTCTCCAGCAAACTCGGACAAGCATTGGCCCTCGCACTGAATGGATGGATACTTGCCTTGTTCGGATATCAGAGTGAACACATCAGTGAGGTTGCAAAAATCGGCATTGTGCTCATTTGCGGACCCTTGCCGCTTCTCTGGTATATTGCCGGTATTTGGATTTTGCGCACCTATCCCATAGACCGGGTCTACTATGAACAGATGATTGCAAAGCGGGACAACGCGTGA
- a CDS encoding 1-acyl-sn-glycerol-3-phosphate acyltransferase: MNKSTEQFPTPHFSRSIYRFSRIIGRPYVRFALGINTLKVVNRPILTREIQTFREGKQSLIIAFRHTAKEDAPALLAAVKESHLTFLYGRDVLNWAGKATKFLFPRLGFVAVQNRGNNKEGMRYLRKEVSQGRFPLTLAPEGQVTYHSHRCQPIEMGVATMASWALESNKDVTILPIAIGYHYTNSLDSLLRRWQAETGLLLTNQDDRGRLLEACEKSLQLVASFFGLPLSDEPDFLVRRNLLCEALLTLGEQQAGLTCGEGKLLDRLFGLRYAGEDTLFNQKESPRPFVKQASIAYRQAGALHFLRISQVVDILEYLDPFYAEGSNKQNRNIEVALNLLDVNNRLAGGSINTRYSPKRKRATILIGDPIRFQCQETQKGGRRKRLDLMHEAVFQGLQKTSDDLVP; encoded by the coding sequence GTGAACAAATCTACTGAACAATTCCCCACCCCGCACTTCAGCAGGTCTATCTACCGATTCAGCCGCATCATTGGGAGGCCCTATGTGCGGTTTGCACTGGGCATCAACACCCTGAAAGTGGTTAACCGCCCTATTCTTACACGGGAAATACAAACCTTCAGAGAGGGGAAGCAGAGTCTCATCATTGCCTTCAGACATACAGCGAAGGAGGATGCCCCTGCCCTGTTGGCGGCTGTAAAAGAAAGTCATCTGACGTTTCTCTATGGACGGGATGTCCTGAACTGGGCTGGAAAGGCAACTAAGTTTCTCTTCCCACGCCTGGGGTTTGTAGCAGTACAGAATCGCGGGAACAACAAGGAAGGCATGCGCTATCTGCGCAAGGAAGTAAGTCAGGGGCGTTTTCCTCTCACACTGGCACCGGAAGGACAGGTCACCTATCACAGCCACCGTTGCCAACCTATTGAAATGGGGGTTGCAACCATGGCTTCCTGGGCTTTGGAAAGCAACAAGGATGTAACCATTCTCCCCATCGCCATTGGCTACCATTATACCAACAGTCTAGATTCCCTGCTCAGGCGTTGGCAGGCAGAAACCGGGCTTCTCCTTACCAACCAAGACGATCGAGGGCGGCTACTGGAAGCTTGTGAAAAAAGTCTCCAGCTGGTTGCTTCGTTCTTTGGCCTTCCGCTTTCGGATGAACCCGATTTCCTTGTACGCAGGAATCTGCTTTGTGAAGCCTTGCTTACACTCGGAGAACAGCAAGCAGGGCTTACCTGTGGAGAAGGGAAACTATTGGATAGACTTTTCGGGCTCCGCTATGCAGGTGAGGACACCCTGTTCAACCAGAAAGAAAGTCCACGCCCGTTTGTAAAGCAGGCAAGCATTGCCTACAGGCAGGCAGGAGCCCTCCACTTTTTACGTATCAGCCAAGTTGTCGATATCCTGGAATACCTGGACCCCTTCTACGCAGAGGGAAGCAATAAGCAGAATCGCAATATTGAAGTTGCGCTGAACCTTCTGGATGTCAACAATCGTCTTGCTGGAGGCTCAATAAACACCCGCTACAGTCCCAAAAGAAAGCGAGCCACCATTCTCATCGGGGATCCAATTCGTTTCCAATGCCAAGAAACACAGAAAGGCGGACGCCGAAAGCGCCTGGACCTCATGCATGAAGCGGTATTTCAAGGTTTACAGAAAACCAGTGATGATTTGGTGCCTTAA
- a CDS encoding lysophospholipid acyltransferase family protein yields the protein MKLSERMINSLLRTFFRLFFRIDRSELAKVPQAGPLLMMVNHTSNLEGPMLYAFLQPRPLHAIAKQELWEHKFMAYLMNTWKSIPVDRQNMGRSTMDACFKVLDEQHILAIAPEGTRSKDGCLQEGKGGVAFIAHKKDVPMIPVVVMGFNSFSKNIKRLKRTVITIKVGEVFEIIQKGGRIDGDTRQALADEIMLRLAMLMPNERRGHYKDHPISFTLTKTVKA from the coding sequence ATGAAACTGTCAGAACGCATGATCAACAGCCTGCTGAGGACATTCTTCAGGCTCTTTTTTCGCATCGACCGCAGTGAGCTTGCCAAAGTCCCGCAAGCCGGCCCTCTTTTGATGATGGTGAACCACACCTCGAATTTGGAGGGACCGATGCTGTATGCTTTCCTCCAACCCCGTCCGTTGCATGCCATTGCAAAGCAGGAACTGTGGGAACACAAGTTCATGGCGTATCTGATGAACACGTGGAAGAGTATTCCTGTTGATCGGCAGAATATGGGCAGAAGCACGATGGATGCTTGTTTCAAGGTGCTGGATGAGCAGCACATCCTTGCCATCGCTCCTGAAGGGACGCGTAGCAAAGATGGATGCCTGCAGGAAGGCAAGGGAGGCGTTGCCTTCATCGCCCATAAGAAGGATGTCCCGATGATTCCCGTAGTTGTCATGGGCTTCAATTCGTTCTCCAAGAACATCAAACGCCTGAAACGGACCGTTATCACCATCAAGGTTGGGGAAGTTTTCGAGATTATCCAGAAGGGAGGGCGCATTGATGGCGATACCCGCCAAGCCCTTGCGGATGAGATCATGCTCCGCCTTGCGATGCTGATGCCCAACGAGAGAAGGGGTCATTACAAGGACCATCCGATTTCCTTTACCTTGACGAAGACAGTCAAAGCTTAA
- a CDS encoding MFS transporter, with amino-acid sequence MRYTRNIGLAYAFSFSLSLSFTHGLWMIYLAGKGFSLMQLGLLEAIFHSTSFLMEVPTGSVADIWGRKASRIAGRVSYTLSLVFMLYSSTFLLQVLAFVLSALGYNLESGAGDALLYDSLLLDGQQDRYIKVKGNDELINQIGSILSFLVGGYLASLNFALAFYATIGSAVIGLCIALFFREPELEKQESRVRTSVWASVLSSLKSQILDSGKVFKKTPRIGFFILFSESLFAFMVCLFFYLQNHWTHLGYDPASIGIVFSIHAAVAAFFSVKAHAIEKRIGQKGLLVCCPLMLLVTLWGVALTPYSMAFYVLSASIEGLLIPTISTYLNQLIPSKFRATILSFQSMAYSLFMIAIFPLVGLVGNLVSLRVAFALLACLATLLVIPYLVMLSKQKR; translated from the coding sequence ATGCGATACACAAGAAACATTGGTTTGGCCTATGCATTCTCATTTTCCCTCAGCCTCTCCTTCACCCATGGCCTTTGGATGATCTACCTTGCCGGCAAGGGTTTCTCCCTGATGCAGTTGGGTCTGCTCGAGGCAATCTTTCATAGTACTTCGTTTCTGATGGAAGTCCCAACCGGTTCGGTAGCTGATATCTGGGGAAGAAAGGCAAGCCGCATTGCAGGCAGGGTCAGTTATACCCTGAGTCTGGTTTTCATGCTGTACAGCTCCACATTCCTCTTGCAGGTACTTGCCTTTGTGTTGAGTGCATTGGGATACAACCTTGAATCGGGAGCCGGCGATGCCCTGCTGTATGACTCACTGCTGCTTGATGGTCAACAAGATCGATACATCAAGGTGAAGGGCAACGATGAGCTGATCAACCAGATAGGGTCAATCCTGTCCTTCTTGGTGGGGGGCTATCTTGCTTCCCTCAATTTCGCTCTCGCGTTCTATGCGACCATCGGTTCTGCCGTCATTGGCTTATGCATAGCGCTTTTCTTTCGTGAACCGGAGTTGGAAAAGCAGGAAAGCAGAGTGAGAACGTCGGTCTGGGCATCGGTACTTTCCTCCTTGAAAAGCCAAATTCTGGACAGTGGCAAGGTATTCAAAAAAACACCGCGTATCGGTTTTTTCATTCTTTTCAGTGAGTCATTGTTCGCCTTCATGGTTTGCTTGTTTTTCTATTTGCAGAACCATTGGACACACCTGGGCTATGATCCAGCATCAATCGGTATCGTGTTTTCCATCCATGCAGCAGTTGCAGCATTCTTCTCGGTGAAAGCACATGCGATTGAGAAACGAATCGGTCAAAAAGGATTACTAGTCTGCTGTCCTCTCATGCTGCTTGTCACGCTTTGGGGAGTGGCGCTCACGCCCTATTCGATGGCCTTCTACGTATTGTCAGCATCCATTGAAGGATTGTTGATCCCCACTATTTCGACCTATCTGAATCAATTGATTCCCTCCAAGTTCAGAGCGACCATCCTCAGTTTCCAGAGCATGGCCTACAGCCTGTTCATGATTGCCATTTTCCCCTTGGTCGGACTTGTGGGCAACCTTGTTTCCTTGAGGGTTGCCTTCGCTTTACTGGCCTGTCTTGCCACTTTGCTGGTGATACCCTACTTGGTTATGCTATCCAAGCAGAAAAGGTGA